One segment of Salvia splendens isolate huo1 chromosome 20, SspV2, whole genome shotgun sequence DNA contains the following:
- the LOC121782923 gene encoding CSC1-like protein At1g32090 → MASLGDIGVSALINIIGAFTFLLAFALLRIQPINDRVYFPKWYIAGKRTSPRSWGGVVGKFVNLNIMTYFTFLNWMPQALKMSESELISHAGLDSAVFLRIYTLGLKIFAPIATVALLILIPVNVSDGILFFLSRDLVVNDIDKLSISNVRPKSYKFFVHISMEYLFTFWICYMLYKEYSIVASMRLKFLASQERRAEQFTVLVRNVPHISGRSISDSVQTFFQRNHPDHYLCHQAVYNANKFARLVRQRHRLQNWLDYHQLKFERHPDKRPKTKRGCLGLWGKRVDAIDYYKGQINYLDKKLTMERQKILKDPKTITPAAFVSFSSRWGAAVCAQTQQSKNPTLWLTNWAPEPRDVYWRNVTIPFVSLSIRHLVISLSVFALVFFYMIPIAFVQSLANLEGLERVAPFLEPLIEWSFVKSFLQGFLPGLILKIFLYYLPAILMVMSKIEGHIAFSVLERRTAAKYYYFMLVNVFLGSIVAGTAFQQLDAFIHQSAEQIPRNIGVSIPMKATFFITYIMVDGWAGIACEILRFRPLVIFHLKNMFIVKTERDMELAMDPGGVDLPEALPSLQLYFLLGIVYMVVTPILLPFILVFFALAYFVYRHQVINVYHQQYESAAAFWPHVHGRIVASLLISQLLLLGLLSTKEAANSTPLLVMLPVLTLSFHKYCKNRFEPAFRKYPLEEAMSKDTQDGASASDVDVKSYLADAYLHPIFRSFEEVDLVEVKVDTDPTPTKEASPSPSEPSSPSPAHHEHKKEEEDEDEDEEEEVSHTVQHHEFGQPHGAYQYELDQHHQVYQYELQQPPYNGYHYHHEVESPTNVHRYDESSEPHYHYYHY, encoded by the exons ATGGCGAGTCTTGGGGATATAGGGGTGTCGGCGCTGATCAACATAATCGGCGCCTTCACATTCTTGCTGGCCTTTGCCTTGTTGAGAATCCAGCCAATCAACGACAGAGTTTACTTTCCCAAATGGTACATTGCTGGGAAGAGGACCAGCCCCAGGAGCTGGGGTGGGGTGGTGGGCAAATTTGTCAATTTGAATATCATGACTTACTTCACCTTTCTCAACTGGATGCCTCAGGCGCTaaagatgagtgagtctgagCTTATTAGCCATGCTGGGCTGGATTCTGCTGTTTTCTTGAGGATTTACACTCTTGG GTTGAAAATATTTGCACCAATAGCAACTGTGGCACTCTTAATTCTGATTCCAGTGAATGTATCTGATGGAATTCTATTTTTCTTGAGCCGCGACTTGGTTGTCAATGACATCGACAAGCTTTCAATCTCAAACGTTCGCCCCAAGTCTTATAA GTTTTTTGTCCACATATCGATGGAGTACTTGTTTACTTTCTGGATATGTTACATGCTTTATAAGGAATACAGTATAGTTGCTTCAATGCGGCTTAAATTTTTGGCTTCTCAAGAAAGGCGTGCTGAGCAGTTCACG GTTCTTGTAAGAAACGTACCACATATTTCAGGACGCTCGATATCTGACAGTGTTCAAACCTTCTTCCAGAGAAACCATCCAGATCATTACCTATGTCACCAG GCTGTGTACAATGCTAATAAGTTTGCCAGGCTCGTTAGACAAAGACACCGTCTTCAGAACTGGCTCGACTATCACCAGCTGAAGTTTGAGAGGCATCCAGACAAGAGGCCTAAGACGAAG AGAGGCTGCCTCGGGCTATGGGGTAAAAGAGTGGATGCAATCGACTACTATAAGGGGCAAATAAATTATCTTGACAAAAAA TTGACGATGGAACGCCAGAAGATTCTAAAAGATCCTAAAACCATAACACCGGCTGCATTTGTGTCGTTTAGTTCAAGATGGGGAGCGGCTGTTTGTGCGCAGACACAACAGAGCAAGAACCCCACACTATGGCTGACAAATTGGGCACCTGAGCCTCGTGATGTATACTGGAGGAACGTTACCATACCATTTGTTTCACTCAGCATCCGACATCTAGTGATATCGTTGTCTGTGTTTGCATTGGTCTTCTTCTACATGATACCTATTGCTTTTGTTCAGTCCCTAGCCAATCTGGAGGGCTTGGAGAGAGTTGCACCTTTCCTCGAGCCATTAATTGAATG GAGTTTTGTGAAGTCATTCCTACAAGGTTTCCTTCCAGGTCTTATTCTTAAGATCTTTTTATACTATCTCCCTGCGATCCTAATGGTAATGTCGAAGATAGAGGGGCACATAGCATTTTCCGTGTTGGAACGAAGGACTGCTGCAAAATACTACTACTTCATGCTTGTCAACGTGTTTCTAGGCAGCATCGTGGCAGGAACTGCGTTCCAGCAACTTGATGCTTTCATTCACCAATCTGCTGAGCA AATCCCGAGAAATATTGGTGTATCAATACCAATGAAGGCTACTTTCTTCATCACATACATAATGGTCGATGGCTGGGCTGGGATCGCTTGTGAAATACTCCGGTTTAGGCCTTTGGTGATTTTCCACTTGAAGAACATGTTCATTGTGAAAACCGAGAGGGACATGGAGTTGGCGATGGACCCTGGAGGTGTCGATCTCCCAGAGGCTTTACCGAGCCTTCAGCTGTATTTCCTTCTAGGCATTGTTTACATGGTCGTTACGCCAATCCTCCTTCCATTCATCCTCGTCTTCTTCGCCTTGGCATACTTTGTCTATCGCCATCAGGTGATCAATGTGTATCACCAGCAATACGAGAGTGCTGCTGCGTTCTGGCCTCATGTTCACGGCCGCATTGTAGCAAGCTTGCTCATTTCACAGCTCCTCCTGTTGGGCCTATTGAGCACGAAAGAGGCTGCAAACTCGACTCCGTTGCTAGTGATGCTGCCCGTGCTGACCCTGTCGTTCCACAAATACTGCAAGAATCGCTTTGAGCCTGCGTTCCGGAAGTACCCTCTTGAG GAAGCCATGTCGAAGGACACACAAGACGGTGCCTCTGCATCTGACGTGGACGTGAAATCCTACCTGGCAGACGCGTACCTACACCCCATCTTCCGGTCATTCGAAGAGGTGGATCTCGTGGAAGTGAAGGTCGACACGGATCCAACCCCGACCAAGGAAGCCAGCCCTTCTCCGAGCGAGCCCAGTTCGCCCTCCCCTGCTCATCATGAGcacaaaaaggaagaagaagacgaagacgaagacgaagaagaagaggtGTCGCACACTGTGCAGCACCATGAATTCGGACAGCCTCACGGCGCGTACCAGTATGAACTGGATCAGCATCATCAGGTGTATCAGTATGAGCTCCAACAGCCTCCTTACAATGGCTATCACTATCATCATGAAGTGGAATCACCCACCAATGTACATAGATATGATGAGAGTAGTGAGCCTCACTATCACTACTATCACTATTGA